From a region of the Enterobacter cancerogenus genome:
- the ynaL gene encoding proline-rich small protein YnaL, translated as MRSNLQRLDPRQSDPVPTDPTPIPDPPPDEEPIKLSHR; from the coding sequence ATGCGATCTAACCTGCAACGCCTGGACCCGCGTCAGTCCGATCCGGTGCCAACCGATCCCACCCCGATACCCGATCCGCCGCCCGATGAAGAACCGATTAAATTGTCGCATCGTTAG
- a CDS encoding putative bifunctional diguanylate cyclase/phosphodiesterase, with amino-acid sequence MLNVSWDPVLIAISYLVAFIASFVALDSAGKIPLSGRKAAMFWRMAGGITLGIGIWSMHFIGMLSMNMPMIMSYHLWLTLASLGVAVLASTLAINIAVRGKSLSPLRLIFATLILSAGVVSMHYVGMAALMLKGGIIWDRRIVLLSIIIAVAASGVALWLAFHLRDKRKGVFINRIVAALVMGAAICAMHYTGMSAAHFHEMEHTVPGGISELGLSIWVSVTTLCLLGIMLIISLVDSHWRTARLTDNLQQLNRQLELQARFDALTGLANRHQMDIRLQDCLHSALLNKKSFAVVFLDIDHFKRVNDTWGHHVGDELLITVAQRITARLTREVTLARLGGDAFILLLPDYDDEKLNLHLTPLLEDIRRPLSVCGHTLSVTLSAGVSLYPEHGETLHELKLKADAAMQHIKREGRNGWAVYRAQMSTVIPAEPGFLQELSQALERDQFELWYQPTYIADQNAIHGFEALLRWRHPEQGVLLPNLFLPSLEQTGLIVPVGNWAIEAACRQLHFWTEQGFSQWTLSFNLSPVQFEQQDLFQVISSMLQKYNLAPSRLILEVTESTALKDLDRSIELLNAFTQAGITVSIDDFGTGYSNLLMLSVLPAKELKIDRSFVNSMLVNEKSRKLVETIINIARTMEMSVVAEGIETEEQQAALAEMGCDYLQGFLFSRPLPAEQVPWLLLQKNSDKQIIPIGKIHSDSSYISQKNHA; translated from the coding sequence ATGCTCAATGTATCGTGGGACCCGGTATTAATCGCCATCTCGTATCTGGTGGCATTTATCGCCTCGTTTGTGGCGCTGGACAGCGCGGGAAAAATCCCTCTCTCTGGACGTAAGGCCGCGATGTTCTGGCGCATGGCGGGCGGGATCACGCTGGGCATTGGGATCTGGTCAATGCATTTCATTGGTATGCTGTCGATGAACATGCCAATGATCATGAGTTATCACCTCTGGCTCACGCTCGCCTCACTCGGCGTGGCGGTCCTGGCGTCTACACTGGCCATCAACATTGCCGTTCGCGGAAAATCGCTCTCACCCTTACGCCTGATCTTTGCCACGCTCATTCTCAGTGCGGGCGTCGTGTCGATGCATTACGTCGGTATGGCAGCGTTGATGCTCAAAGGCGGTATCATCTGGGACAGGCGTATCGTTCTGCTCTCAATCATCATCGCCGTCGCTGCGTCCGGCGTTGCGCTCTGGCTCGCCTTCCACCTGCGAGACAAACGTAAAGGCGTCTTTATCAACCGCATTGTCGCCGCGCTGGTGATGGGCGCAGCGATCTGCGCCATGCACTATACCGGCATGAGCGCCGCCCATTTTCACGAGATGGAACACACCGTACCGGGCGGCATCAGCGAACTGGGTTTATCGATATGGGTCTCCGTAACGACGTTATGCCTGCTGGGGATTATGTTGATTATCTCGCTGGTGGACTCTCACTGGCGCACGGCAAGGCTGACCGACAATTTGCAGCAACTCAACCGTCAGCTCGAACTGCAGGCGCGTTTTGACGCCCTCACCGGCCTTGCCAACCGGCATCAGATGGATATCCGGCTACAGGATTGTCTGCACAGTGCGCTTCTCAATAAAAAATCGTTTGCCGTGGTATTTCTCGATATCGACCATTTTAAACGGGTGAACGATACCTGGGGTCACCACGTCGGTGACGAGCTGCTCATTACCGTTGCACAGCGAATTACGGCAAGGCTCACCCGGGAGGTCACGCTGGCCAGGCTGGGAGGCGATGCATTCATTCTGCTGCTCCCGGACTACGACGATGAGAAGCTGAACCTGCATCTTACTCCCCTGCTTGAGGATATCCGTCGACCGCTATCCGTGTGTGGACACACGCTGAGCGTCACCCTCAGTGCGGGAGTGAGTCTCTATCCCGAGCACGGCGAAACGCTGCATGAGCTAAAGCTCAAAGCAGATGCGGCCATGCAACACATCAAACGGGAGGGACGTAACGGATGGGCGGTGTACCGGGCCCAGATGTCCACCGTCATCCCGGCAGAGCCGGGTTTCCTGCAGGAGCTGTCCCAGGCGCTTGAACGCGATCAGTTTGAACTTTGGTATCAGCCAACCTATATCGCCGATCAAAATGCGATCCATGGTTTCGAGGCGCTGCTGCGCTGGCGGCATCCGGAGCAAGGCGTTTTACTTCCAAACCTGTTTTTACCGTCACTGGAGCAAACGGGGCTGATCGTGCCGGTGGGAAACTGGGCCATTGAAGCTGCCTGTCGACAGCTGCATTTCTGGACGGAACAGGGTTTCAGCCAGTGGACATTGTCGTTCAACCTGTCGCCAGTACAATTTGAACAGCAGGATTTATTCCAGGTTATTTCATCCATGCTGCAAAAATATAACCTCGCGCCATCCCGGCTCATTCTGGAAGTGACAGAGAGTACCGCGCTCAAAGATCTCGATCGCAGCATTGAGTTGCTTAATGCCTTCACCCAGGCCGGGATTACCGTTTCAATTGATGATTTTGGTACGGGGTATTCCAACCTGCTGATGCTGAGCGTCCTTCCGGCTAAAGAACTAAAAATCGACCGAAGCTTTGTCAACTCAATGCTGGTAAATGAAAAAAGCAGAAAACTGGTTGAAACTATTATTAATATTGCCCGCACCATGGAAATGAGCGTGGTCGCAGAAGGAATTGAAACCGAAGAACAACAGGCCGCGCTGGCGGAGATGGGCTGTGATTACCTACAGGGTTTTCTGTTCTCCCGACCGTTACCGGCAGAACAGGTACCCTGGCTGCTTTTGCAAAAAAACTCAGATAAACAAATTATCCCCATAGGGAAAATACATTCTGATTCATCTTATATTTCACAAAAAAATCATGCTTGA
- the tssJ gene encoding type VI secretion system lipoprotein TssJ: protein MLHTTSIKRLSVLLLPLLLSGCGLTQKVSDGTSAMVKSVFYKQVKTLHLDFTAREALNTDAQENTSLSQPVMVRVYQLKDRKLFDKLVYQQLVQEGDNAVDDVLLASRSLVMKPGADASLDMPLDEKAQFVALVGLFRAPDMTKNDWKLVLTRDDLDPDKPRIIEASNNRLNLQPLKKD from the coding sequence GTGTTGCATACTACGTCAATTAAACGCCTCTCCGTGCTTCTCCTGCCGCTGTTGCTCTCCGGCTGTGGCCTGACGCAGAAAGTCAGTGACGGCACCTCCGCGATGGTGAAATCCGTTTTTTATAAACAGGTGAAAACCTTGCATCTGGATTTCACGGCCAGAGAGGCGCTGAACACCGATGCGCAGGAAAACACGTCACTCTCACAACCGGTGATGGTACGGGTGTACCAGCTTAAGGACCGCAAGCTGTTCGATAAACTGGTCTATCAGCAACTGGTGCAGGAGGGGGATAACGCCGTAGACGATGTATTGCTTGCCAGCCGCAGCCTGGTGATGAAGCCGGGGGCGGATGCCAGCCTGGATATGCCGCTGGACGAAAAAGCGCAGTTTGTGGCGCTGGTGGGGTTGTTCCGGGCGCCGGATATGACGAAGAATGACTGGAAGCTGGTCCTCACCCGCGACGACCTCGACCCGGATAAACCTCGCATTATTGAAGCCAGCAATAACCGCCTGAACCTGCAACCGCTTAAGAAGGACTGA
- the ttcA gene encoding tRNA 2-thiocytidine(32) synthetase TtcA, whose amino-acid sequence MQDNQSNTKKDQYNLNKLQKRLRRNVGEAIADFNMIEEGDRIMVCLSGGKDSYTMLEILRNLQQSAPVNFSLVAVNLDQKQPGFPEHILPAYLENLGVEYKIVEENTYGIVKEKIPEGKTTCSLCSRLRRGILYRTATELGATKIALGHHRDDILQTLFLNMFYGGKMKGMPPKLMSDDGKHIVIRPLAYCREKDIERFSQAKAFPIIPCNLCGSQPNLQRQVIGDMLRDWDKRYPGRIETMFSAMQNVVPSHLADTELFDFKGINHDSDVVDGGDLAFDREEIPMQPSGWQPEEDDTQFDELRLNVVEVK is encoded by the coding sequence ATGCAAGATAATCAATCGAATACAAAGAAAGATCAGTACAACCTGAATAAACTGCAAAAGCGACTGCGCCGTAACGTGGGCGAAGCCATTGCAGACTTCAACATGATTGAAGAAGGCGACCGCATCATGGTCTGCCTGTCGGGGGGTAAAGACAGCTATACCATGCTGGAGATCCTGCGCAATCTTCAGCAAAGCGCGCCGGTGAACTTTTCCCTGGTGGCGGTCAACCTTGACCAAAAACAGCCAGGCTTCCCGGAGCACATTCTGCCAGCATATCTGGAGAACCTCGGTGTCGAATATAAAATCGTAGAAGAAAACACCTACGGTATCGTCAAAGAGAAGATCCCTGAGGGGAAAACCACCTGCTCGCTCTGCTCTCGTCTGCGTCGCGGTATTTTGTACCGCACGGCAACGGAGCTGGGCGCGACCAAAATCGCGCTGGGGCATCACCGCGACGATATTCTGCAGACGTTGTTCCTGAACATGTTCTACGGCGGCAAAATGAAGGGCATGCCTCCTAAGCTGATGAGCGATGACGGCAAGCATATCGTGATCCGTCCGCTGGCCTACTGCCGTGAAAAAGATATCGAGCGTTTTTCACAGGCCAAAGCATTCCCGATCATTCCATGTAACCTCTGCGGCTCTCAGCCAAACCTGCAGCGTCAGGTGATTGGCGACATGCTGCGCGACTGGGACAAGCGTTACCCTGGCCGTATCGAAACCATGTTCAGCGCTATGCAGAACGTGGTCCCTTCCCATCTGGCCGATACTGAACTGTTCGATTTCAAAGGCATCAACCATGATTCTGACGTGGTGGATGGCGGCGATCTGGCATTTGACCGTGAAGAGATCCCGATGCAGCCATCAGGCTGGCAGCCGGAAGAAGACGATACGCAATTCGATGAGCTACGCCTGAACGTGGTGGAAGTAAAATAA
- the tssG gene encoding type VI secretion system baseplate subunit TssG, with translation MAGEPQPPHSRLSERLERDIHRINFYRFCQLLEKTHPDAPPLGSTLNPTNDPVRFRPHPGMGFPASELKTVEYDDDNPDAPPTVRTTFMGLYGVESPLPTHYIDDIAQQREGHDAQEAFLDIFNHRILTQFYRIWRKYSYPATFEAGGRDRTSQSLLGLIGLGIPGTERHAAAPMSRFLALLSVMRLPARTEEGIRALVKLLAPRTQAIVTPYCPRTVHISRPLGFYGDNDFLLDGYTVLGDETTEVSSQLLIALHTEDYKEAQGWLPEGHIYADFLVLLRVYLGWRYKARIQLSVPTSLLPAPVLGETPFILGMSGVLGMEGETVPPDLPDIFTFDLGGYCGMPPATLQKGNLRVAYYVN, from the coding sequence ATGGCAGGAGAACCACAACCGCCGCATTCCCGGCTGAGTGAACGGCTTGAGCGGGATATCCACCGCATCAACTTTTACCGCTTCTGCCAGCTTCTGGAAAAAACGCACCCTGATGCACCGCCGTTAGGCAGTACCCTGAACCCGACGAACGATCCGGTACGCTTCCGCCCGCATCCGGGGATGGGATTCCCGGCCAGCGAACTGAAGACGGTGGAATACGACGATGACAATCCGGATGCGCCGCCGACGGTGCGTACCACCTTTATGGGGTTGTATGGCGTGGAGTCGCCGCTGCCGACGCATTATATCGACGATATTGCGCAGCAGCGGGAGGGGCACGACGCGCAGGAAGCGTTCCTCGATATTTTTAACCACCGTATCCTGACGCAGTTTTACCGTATCTGGCGTAAGTACTCATACCCGGCAACCTTTGAAGCGGGCGGCAGGGACCGCACGTCGCAGAGCCTGCTGGGGCTTATCGGGCTGGGCATTCCCGGCACCGAAAGGCACGCCGCCGCACCGATGTCGCGTTTTCTGGCCCTGCTCAGCGTGATGCGCCTGCCAGCGCGCACCGAAGAAGGGATCCGGGCGTTGGTAAAACTGCTGGCGCCGCGCACGCAGGCGATCGTCACGCCGTATTGTCCGCGCACAGTTCATATCAGCCGGCCTCTGGGTTTTTACGGCGATAATGATTTTCTGCTCGACGGCTATACGGTGCTGGGTGACGAAACCACAGAAGTCAGCAGCCAGTTGCTGATTGCCCTGCATACGGAAGACTATAAGGAGGCACAGGGCTGGTTACCGGAAGGGCATATTTATGCTGATTTTCTGGTGCTGCTGCGGGTGTATCTCGGCTGGCGCTATAAGGCTCGTATACAGCTTAGTGTGCCGACGTCTCTACTACCGGCTCCCGTACTGGGCGAAACGCCGTTTATTCTCGGCATGAGCGGCGTACTGGGCATGGAAGGGGAAACGGTGCCGCCGGATCTGCCGGATATATTCACTTTTGATCTGGGTGGCTACTGCGGTATGCCGCCTGCAACATTACAAAAAGGAAATCTGCGTGTTGCATACTACGTCAATTAA
- the dbpA gene encoding ATP-dependent RNA helicase DbpA, translating into MTAFSTLNVLPAAQLENLNELGYLTMTPVQAAALPAILEGRDVRVQAKTGSGKTAAFGLGLLQRIDAGLFQTQSLVLCPTRELADQVAGELRRLARFLPNTKILTLCGGQPFGAQRDSLQHAPHIIVATPGRLLDHLQKGTVSLDALQTLVMDEADRMLDMGFSDAIDEVIRFAPADRQTLLFSATWPEAIAAISGRVQNAPLTIEIDTVDALPAIEQQFFEVSQKGKIALLQKVLSQHKPASCVVFCNTKKDCQSVCDALNAAGQSALSLHGDLEQRDRDQTLVRFANGSARVLVATDVAARGLDIKSLELVVNFELAWDPEVHVHRIGRTARAGNSGLAISFCAPEEAQRANILSEMLQLKLNWVNAPASVSIVPLDAEMATLCIDGGKKAKMRPGDVLGALTGEMGLDGADIGKIVVHPAHVYVAVRQSVAHKAWKQLQGGKIKGKTCRVRLLK; encoded by the coding sequence GTGACCGCTTTTTCTACCCTGAATGTTCTGCCTGCCGCCCAACTCGAGAACCTTAATGAGTTGGGCTATCTCACCATGACCCCAGTCCAGGCTGCGGCATTGCCTGCTATTCTTGAAGGCCGTGACGTGCGTGTGCAGGCCAAAACCGGCAGTGGGAAAACGGCTGCATTCGGTCTGGGGCTGTTACAGCGTATCGACGCCGGGCTATTCCAGACGCAGTCTCTGGTACTGTGTCCCACGCGTGAGCTGGCGGATCAGGTCGCCGGTGAACTGCGTCGCCTGGCGCGCTTCTTGCCGAACACCAAAATCCTGACCCTGTGCGGCGGACAACCTTTTGGTGCGCAGCGTGACTCCTTGCAGCATGCGCCGCACATCATCGTGGCAACGCCGGGACGTCTTCTCGATCATTTGCAAAAAGGCACCGTTTCACTTGATGCGCTACAAACGCTGGTCATGGACGAAGCGGACCGCATGCTGGATATGGGTTTTAGCGATGCCATCGATGAGGTGATCCGCTTTGCCCCGGCGGATCGTCAGACCCTGTTATTCTCGGCAACCTGGCCAGAGGCCATCGCGGCCATCAGCGGTCGTGTGCAGAACGCGCCGCTCACCATCGAAATTGATACCGTTGACGCGCTACCCGCCATTGAACAACAGTTCTTTGAAGTTTCCCAGAAGGGCAAAATTGCCTTGCTGCAGAAAGTACTGAGCCAGCATAAGCCCGCGTCCTGCGTGGTGTTTTGCAACACCAAAAAAGATTGCCAGTCGGTGTGTGATGCCCTTAACGCCGCCGGACAGAGCGCGTTGTCCCTGCACGGCGATCTCGAACAGCGCGATCGTGACCAGACGCTGGTCCGTTTTGCTAACGGCAGCGCCCGCGTACTGGTAGCGACCGATGTGGCGGCACGCGGTCTGGACATTAAATCGTTAGAGCTGGTCGTCAACTTCGAGCTGGCATGGGATCCGGAAGTGCACGTTCACCGTATCGGACGTACTGCCCGTGCCGGCAATAGCGGCCTGGCCATCAGCTTCTGTGCGCCGGAAGAGGCTCAGCGCGCCAATATTCTGTCTGAAATGCTACAGCTTAAGCTCAACTGGGTGAACGCGCCTGCCAGCGTCAGCATTGTTCCTCTTGACGCTGAAATGGCGACGCTTTGCATTGATGGCGGTAAAAAAGCCAAAATGCGTCCGGGCGATGTACTGGGCGCGTTGACGGGTGAGATGGGTCTTGACGGGGCGGATATCGGGAAGATCGTGGTTCATCCGGCACACGTCTATGTGGCCGTGCGTCAGTCGGTGGCGCATAAAGCATGGAAGCAGTTGCAGGGCGGTAAAATTAAAGGAAAAACCTGTCGCGTTCGCTTGCTGAAGTAA
- a CDS encoding PAAR domain-containing protein, which yields MAKGNYLVRGDRTTCGGVIVEGCEDHCLFGKAVSREGDKVTCGRFPGIYNIVGGIAIDSVHGRRMAGTLDSYSSCPCQSRFIASMVDDTYEKAPSS from the coding sequence ATGGCAAAGGGTAATTATCTGGTACGCGGGGATAGGACTACCTGCGGTGGCGTTATTGTTGAGGGCTGTGAAGATCACTGTCTGTTCGGAAAGGCTGTTTCCCGCGAAGGGGATAAAGTGACCTGCGGGAGGTTTCCCGGCATATATAACATCGTCGGCGGTATCGCGATTGACAGCGTACACGGGCGCAGGATGGCCGGGACGCTGGACAGTTACAGTTCCTGCCCGTGTCAGTCGAGGTTTATTGCGTCAATGGTGGACGATACGTATGAGAAAGCGCCCAGTAGTTAG
- a CDS encoding Ecr family regulatory small membrane protein translates to MGKTEIILILTILSLIIFGLWFIFSGEIWYVVEYFENSLYPSIEAL, encoded by the coding sequence ATGGGAAAAACAGAAATAATACTCATCTTAACTATTTTAAGCCTTATTATATTCGGCCTATGGTTTATTTTTAGCGGCGAGATCTGGTACGTCGTCGAATATTTTGAAAACAGTCTGTATCCGTCTATTGAGGCGTTGTAG
- a CDS encoding methyl-accepting chemotaxis protein — MTKYLVTPINTVKKSIEEVTSGNLAVSIPEFGNNCAGRLIPGINSLSSNIATLVREIRASSQTAMTLSEQLSSRSAQLSVKTEQQSASLVQTAASMEQMAASTKNNADNTRLASEQANVATMQARKGGELMGQVANNMQSITECAQQMTEIISLIDGIAFQTNILALNAAVEAARAGDHGKGFSVVAGEVRSLAHRSAEAAKNIKSLIDVTSNNVTQGATVVAEAERNMHEIVAGSGNVSRLMDDISSSTAEQEKGISQITLALSELERVTQSNVAMVEELNGSSDVLRNQVIELQTRTRNFRLDNSDQPGAQAPQSLRPLVFSQRPGHSH, encoded by the coding sequence ATGACAAAATATCTTGTGACGCCGATCAACACTGTGAAAAAAAGTATTGAAGAAGTGACGTCGGGCAATCTGGCCGTCTCTATCCCGGAGTTTGGCAATAACTGTGCCGGACGTTTAATTCCTGGCATCAACAGCTTATCCAGCAATATTGCCACTCTGGTTCGGGAGATCCGCGCTTCCTCGCAAACCGCCATGACGCTATCAGAGCAACTCTCCTCACGCAGCGCGCAGCTGTCGGTGAAGACGGAGCAGCAGTCCGCCTCTCTGGTGCAAACCGCAGCCAGCATGGAACAGATGGCCGCCAGCACCAAAAACAACGCCGACAATACCCGCCTGGCCAGCGAGCAGGCGAATGTTGCGACGATGCAGGCGCGCAAAGGGGGAGAGCTGATGGGGCAGGTTGCCAATAACATGCAATCTATTACTGAATGCGCCCAGCAGATGACGGAAATTATCAGCCTTATTGATGGCATTGCCTTCCAGACGAATATTCTGGCGCTTAACGCTGCGGTTGAAGCGGCTCGTGCCGGTGATCATGGGAAAGGGTTTTCCGTGGTGGCGGGAGAAGTCAGGAGCCTGGCGCACCGCAGCGCCGAGGCGGCAAAAAACATCAAGTCACTGATTGACGTTACCAGCAACAACGTGACCCAGGGAGCGACCGTCGTCGCCGAAGCAGAAAGAAATATGCATGAGATTGTCGCGGGTTCGGGCAACGTCAGCCGATTAATGGACGATATTTCCTCTTCAACCGCTGAGCAGGAGAAAGGGATTTCGCAAATTACTCTGGCGCTGTCCGAGCTGGAGCGCGTAACCCAGAGCAACGTTGCCATGGTGGAGGAGCTGAATGGCTCATCTGATGTTCTGCGTAATCAGGTTATTGAGTTGCAGACCCGCACCCGCAACTTCCGTCTTGATAATAGCGACCAACCGGGGGCGCAAGCGCCGCAATCCCTTCGCCCGTTAGTGTTCTCTCAGCGCCCGGGGCATTCTCATTAA
- the zntB gene encoding zinc transporter ZntB, protein MESIKGSELNVPDAVFAWMFDGRGGARPLENSDEISSEHPCWLHLNYTHPESAEWLAMTPLLPNSVRDALAGESLRPRVSRMGEGTLITLRCINGSTDERPDQLVAMRLYMDERIIISTRQRKVLALDDVVNDLKEGTGPTDCGSWLVDVCDALTDHASEFIEELHDKIIDLEDNLLDQQIPPRGFLALLRKQLIVMRRYMTPQRDVYARLSSERLSWMNDDQRRRMQDIADRLGRGLDEIDSCIARTAVMADEIAQVMQESLARRTYTMSLMAMVFLPSTFLTGLFGVNLGGIPGGEYRFGFSVFCIMLVVLIGGVAWWLHRSKWL, encoded by the coding sequence GTGGAGAGCATTAAAGGGTCTGAACTTAACGTTCCTGATGCGGTGTTCGCGTGGATGTTCGACGGCCGCGGTGGTGCGAGGCCCCTCGAAAATAGCGATGAAATCAGCAGTGAGCATCCCTGCTGGTTACACCTCAACTATACCCATCCCGAGAGCGCCGAGTGGCTGGCAATGACGCCGCTTCTGCCCAACAGCGTCCGTGATGCTCTGGCAGGAGAAAGCCTGCGCCCACGGGTCAGCCGGATGGGCGAGGGGACGTTGATTACGCTGCGCTGCATAAACGGCAGCACTGACGAACGCCCTGACCAGCTGGTGGCGATGCGCCTGTATATGGACGAGCGCATTATCATCTCCACCCGCCAGCGTAAGGTGCTGGCGCTTGACGATGTCGTTAACGATCTGAAAGAGGGCACCGGCCCGACGGATTGCGGCAGCTGGCTGGTTGATGTGTGTGATGCCCTGACCGATCATGCCAGCGAGTTTATCGAAGAGCTGCACGATAAAATTATCGATCTTGAAGACAATCTGCTGGACCAGCAGATCCCGCCGCGTGGTTTCCTGGCGCTGCTGCGCAAACAGCTTATCGTGATGCGTCGCTACATGACGCCTCAGCGCGATGTCTATGCGCGGCTCTCCAGCGAGCGTTTAAGCTGGATGAATGACGATCAGCGTCGACGGATGCAGGATATTGCGGACAGGCTGGGGCGCGGGCTGGATGAAATCGACTCCTGCATTGCCAGAACGGCGGTGATGGCAGATGAAATCGCCCAGGTTATGCAAGAGTCTCTGGCGAGACGAACCTATACCATGTCGCTCATGGCTATGGTGTTTTTACCCAGCACATTTTTAACCGGGCTATTCGGCGTTAACCTGGGTGGGATCCCCGGGGGCGAGTACCGGTTCGGCTTCTCCGTTTTTTGCATCATGTTAGTGGTTTTAATTGGCGGTGTTGCATGGTGGTTGCATCGTAGTAAATGGCTGTAA
- the tssF gene encoding type VI secretion system baseplate subunit TssF, with amino-acid sequence MDDLTLRYFDAEMRYLREAGEEFARAHPDRVAGLNLDKAGARDPYVERLFEGFAFLMGRLREKLDDDLPELTGGLVSMLWPHYLRTIPSLSVVEFTADWRGMKEPVRVEKGFEVLSRPVGEKRTRCRYTTTQSLTLLPLTLSRAGVSTEPDGRSCINLRFECSPLVDWREVDLSRISLYLNGDAPLAFALHEALTLNVAKTGIRLPGDTDRMPLDARFAVCGLEPDEALLPESGSFSGYQLLLEYFTFREKFMSVALRGLEKVDFPETLSWFEIDVVLDKQWQHEFSFSEKHLRLHCAPVINLFTLESDPLQLDSLQTEYLLRPMRIQDGHTEIYSVDSVTSSRHSGHQVYVPFTSFRHKGGMLRHDAPEYYYHTRVKRGPSGLHDTWLILGGEAFDSHTVPENEKLSLSLTGTNGQLPRRALQSTLLDTVVKSTASRIQVRNLCAPTLPCYPPDQDRFHWRVLSHLGSSFLWMMDNAEVLRGALALYDWTDNEMNRRRLAAIIDVKHSETERFEQGHFLRGVQIEVTLDSNGFAGRGDICLFGEMLNRFFALYTDIHLFNRLILILQPTGERLEWQENHNRRIPG; translated from the coding sequence ATGGACGACTTAACCCTGCGTTATTTTGACGCTGAAATGCGTTACCTGCGTGAAGCGGGTGAAGAATTCGCCCGTGCCCATCCCGACCGGGTGGCGGGTTTAAATCTCGACAAAGCCGGTGCCCGCGACCCGTATGTGGAGCGCCTGTTCGAAGGTTTCGCTTTCCTGATGGGACGCCTGCGCGAAAAACTCGACGACGATCTGCCGGAACTGACCGGCGGGCTGGTCAGTATGCTCTGGCCGCACTACCTGCGCACCATCCCCTCGCTTTCGGTGGTGGAATTCACCGCCGACTGGCGGGGGATGAAAGAGCCGGTACGGGTGGAGAAGGGCTTTGAAGTCCTCTCCCGGCCAGTTGGCGAAAAGCGCACCCGCTGCCGCTATACCACCACGCAGTCACTGACTCTTTTGCCGCTTACGCTCTCACGCGCGGGCGTGTCGACGGAGCCGGACGGGCGCTCCTGCATCAACCTGCGTTTTGAGTGTAGCCCGCTTGTTGACTGGCGCGAGGTGGATCTGAGCCGCATCTCTCTTTACCTCAATGGTGATGCGCCGCTGGCCTTCGCGCTGCACGAGGCGCTGACACTGAATGTGGCGAAGACGGGGATCCGTTTACCCGGCGATACCGACCGCATGCCACTGGACGCCCGCTTTGCTGTCTGTGGGCTGGAGCCCGATGAGGCTCTGCTGCCTGAAAGCGGCAGCTTCAGTGGCTACCAGTTGCTGCTGGAGTATTTTACTTTCCGCGAAAAGTTTATGTCGGTGGCCTTGCGCGGGCTGGAAAAGGTGGATTTCCCGGAAACGCTGTCGTGGTTTGAAATCGACGTAGTGCTGGATAAGCAGTGGCAGCACGAGTTTTCTTTTTCGGAGAAACACCTGCGGCTGCATTGCGCTCCGGTGATTAACTTGTTCACGCTGGAGTCTGACCCGCTGCAGCTGGATTCACTGCAGACCGAATATCTGTTGCGTCCGATGCGTATCCAGGACGGGCATACCGAGATTTATTCAGTGGATTCGGTCACCTCGTCGCGTCATTCTGGCCATCAGGTCTATGTGCCGTTCACCAGTTTTCGCCATAAAGGGGGGATGCTGCGTCACGATGCGCCGGAATATTACTACCACACCCGCGTGAAACGCGGTCCCTCGGGACTGCACGATACCTGGCTGATCCTCGGCGGCGAAGCGTTCGATAGCCATACCGTGCCGGAGAATGAAAAGCTGTCGCTCAGCCTGACCGGCACTAACGGTCAGTTGCCGCGCCGGGCGCTGCAGAGCACATTGCTGGATACGGTGGTGAAATCCACCGCCTCGCGCATTCAGGTGCGTAACCTCTGCGCCCCGACGCTGCCCTGCTACCCGCCCGATCAGGACCGTTTTCACTGGCGGGTACTTAGCCATCTGGGCAGCAGCTTCCTCTGGATGATGGATAACGCCGAGGTACTGCGCGGGGCGCTGGCGTTGTACGACTGGACGGACAATGAGATGAACCGCCGCCGCCTGGCGGCCATCATTGATGTGAAACACAGTGAAACGGAACGTTTCGAACAGGGCCATTTCCTGCGCGGTGTACAGATTGAAGTGACGCTGGACAGCAACGGCTTTGCCGGGCGCGGGGACATCTGCCTGTTCGGTGAAATGCTTAACCGTTTTTTTGCCCTCTATACCGACATACACCTGTTTAATCGTCTGATTTTGATACTTCAACCGACCGGAGAACGTCTCGAATGGCAGGAGAACCACAACCGCCGCATTCCCGGCTGA